A segment of the Desulfobacterales bacterium genome:
CTGCCCTTTCATTTGAACCGCCCAGCCTTCCGATCCTTTTCCGATCTTTTCGGATGCCGCTTTCGTCCCTTCTCCGAGCAGATAGGCAAGCCCTTCTTTACGCTCGCCGATTTTCTTCACCATCTCCACCATTGCTTCTGCGTTGCCCCAGGCAAGTTCAAGGCCATAGGTATCCTTTTTCGTTATCACCCCTTTTTCATAGGACTCCATCGCCCAGGCTAAAACGCTGCCCAGTGATATCGTATCCATGCCATACATATTTGCCAGCTCACCCGCGTAAGCAACCGCCTCAATATCATCAATCAGGGTGTTGATCCCCATCATGGCAAATGATTCATATTCGGGTCCTTTGCCTTTATATGCATAGGGCCCGGTTTTTATTTCAGCTTTGTTATGACATTGAATTACACAAAATTTGCACGGCCAGGGCTTGGCGTTTAATTTTTCCACATAGCTTGAAGTTTTAAAGGCTTCGACCCCTTCGGGGAAAGTCCCTATTTGGAAGTTTTTTATGGGCAGGTTGCCCTGGGGGGCAAAAGTCAGGGTTGCTCGAGCTGTTCCAGACGTAGCACACCGTTCTAAAAAGGGTTTTTCTCTGTCAATTCTTGCCAACCGTTGATTAATTTCTTTGTTAAGTTTTTTTAACTTTTTTGGATCATGATAAGGCACAGACCGGGTTCCTCTAACAGCAATACCTTTTAACATTTTAGCGCCCATCACCGCACCCAGGCCGCAACGTCCCAGGGTTGATTTCTTGTGGGTCTGAATGTTGGCAAAACACAACAGTTTTTCTCCGGCTTCGCCAATTGTAATACATTCAAATTTTGAGTTCTCCCTTTCTTTTATATAGTCTTCGGCTTCATAGCTATTTTTACCCCATAGCTCAGAAGCGCTTTTTATTTCAGCCTTATCGTCATCGATTACCAGGTAGGAAGGAGCCGATGCACGACCATGGACGATGATAGCATCGATTCCAGCTTTTTTTATCTCGATTCCAAAAGATGCTGTCGCCGCAGAATCCGCATTCATATTTATCGACGGGGATATAGCGCCTGCGGTCCATTTGCCTGCGCCTGTTTGTGCGAGACCCTGAAACGGTCCGGCGGCAAAAATCATCCGATTGGCCGGGTCAAAAGCCTTTGTCCCCCGCGGACACTCCTGCCATAGTGTATAGGCGACCAAACCGGCGCCGCCTAAAAAATTCTCATATACCTGAGTCGGCAGTCGTTCGATGGAACATTCCGCATTCGTCAAATCAACTCTTAGTGTCTTTCCCCATATCCCCTTCATTTAGCCTCTCCTGCTTATGGTGATATTTCTAAATAGGTAATTGAAATAGGCGGTCATTTATTAAATATATTTAAACCAGTAATTTTCGATTTCATCAAAGTTTGTCCGGACGGCTTCAACCCCTGAAATAATTTCACCATGGCCCGGCAGTAACCATTCTATTTCCAGGTCAGCCAGTCGTTTGATACTTTTTTTCAGCAGTTTCCCATCGCCACCGGGCAGATCCGTTCGTCCGACACCCTCTTTGAAAATCAGGTCGCCTGTAAATAATACTTTGTGCTCGGGCCAATAAAGAGAGACGGAACCGGGTGAATGGCCGGGAGTATGCAGTATATGAAAATCAAGACCATTTATGGAGATGGCCCCCTCTTTTAAGAAAAGTTCCGGCGCCATGGAATCCGGGTCAAATCCAAATGCGGCCATAATTTGTTTTTTCATGCCTTGAATGAACTGCCACTCGGTTTCATGAATGGCGATTCGGGCAGGGGTTTTTTGAAATAGCCGGACAGCCTCGATGTGGTCCGGGTGGGCATGGGTGCAAATGACCATTCCAATATCTTCAACCTTGACCCCTAAGTTTTTCAGGCCGGTTTTGACATGGCCGAACAAATCTAGATGGCCGGGGTCGATCAGGATCCGGGTAGGACCGTCGATGAAATACGTGTTGCAGTTGTTGACGGTCATAGACTCCCAGAGAAAGCCATAAAGCTGATCAAATATTTTCATAACATGAAACCTATTTGTTGATTTTTTATAAATAATTTGGGTGGTTAGTTAATATATGCTTAAATTTTTCTCGACCATTTTCATTAAAGTAATGCGGCTGTCTTGCGGGTGCAACAGTTAATCCAGTCTTAACATCATTCAACCCTGGTATGTCAAAATATTTTTTGGTGTTTGAAAAATAACCTTTTTAATTATATGATAACTACCGATTATTTTTGATAAACAGACCTGTGAAAAGCAGTCCATCGGGATATGCCTTTATCGTCAATTATTAAATCGAGGATGTCGGGAGGATATCATGCAAAAAAACGCCATTGCCATTGGAAAAGGTAACGGTTGGACCATGACAACCTTAATGATGCTCCTCCCGCTTTTATTGTTCATGACCGCCGGCTGTGCAGAAATAAAGCTGGGGACACTCCCCACGCCGCCGTCCAAAGCCAAGCTGAGAGTGTTTGTCAAGGCAGTTTCGGGAGAGACAAAAGGGCGCTGGAGAACGCCGCATGAAGACTTTGAAAAGTCAACCTACTCAATGGCTGCAAGGTATTTTTCAGGCGCATATGACATTGTGACCTTAGAAGAGGTCCATTTGGTTGCAGGGGATGAAGAATTGTCGACCTGGCAATGGAGTAGGAATGACTGGGCCATGGCAGTGGAAGTGGGTCGGCGGTTATATGCGGAATATGCCTTGATCGTTGAGCGGTCTCAAGAACCCAATAGCTTCCTAAGGTTTTTATTGATCAATGTAGACACAAAAATAAATTTTGAAGTCTTGGCGATGATCCCCGGAGATAGAGGATCACATAGAGATTGGAGCCCATTCTACAGAATCTCAATTGCTAAACTGTTCAACGACGCCAATGAGGATATTCTGGCCACTGCCAATCGCAAGAGCCGGGCTGTTTCCAGCGAGCTGGAGGTAGCTATGAAAGAGATCCTGGAATTAACGAAAATACCTGTGAAAGGCATCCAAGCCGACCGGCCGCTGCAAGAAAAAGAGTCTGTCTCCCGGGAAATGCCTTCCGCTGTAGATGCGGGCAGAGATGGGAAGGTTGCCGCACTGGAAGCCAAGCTGGCAAGGCTGACGGAAACCCTTACCCAGCTGGAGGTAATGAAAAAACAGATCGAGGATCAGAGAAAACAGTCGGACACCCTCGCCCGGGAGCTTGCCGAAAAAGAACAGCGCGAAAAGATGCTGCTGAGCAAATTGGAGGACAGTGCCAAGACAGCCCCGGTGATTTTGCTGGCATATCCCAGGGAAGACAGCACGGTGGACGTCAACTTTGTTCAGCTTTCCGGAGTGGTTGAAGATGAAAAGGGCTTGAGGCAGCTGGAAATTTATATTAACGACAAACCGATTACGAAGGGATCCGACCGCGGCATCCGGGTGGCGGCAGAGGCTAACCCCAAACGGCTGGAGTTCACGGAGCGCGTTTTCCTTGGAAAGGGCGCAAACCGGCTCAAGATCCGTGCGGTGGATTCAGACGGTCTTATTACCGAGAAAACGGTAACGGTTCAGTATGTTGAAAAGCTTAAAAACATATGGGCCGTGGTCATCGGCATCGACAAGTATCCGAATATCCGGCAGCTGAAGTATGCCGTCAGCGATGCCGGCCTGTTTTATGATCATCTGGTGAAGCGCAACCAGATTCCGGCGGAAAACGTGATGCTATTGCTGAATCAGGATGCCACGCTCATGAAAATAAAGAGCGTTTTGGGGACGGATCTTAAGAACAAGGCCGGCAAGGACGACATGGTGGTCATCTATTTTGCGGGCCACGGCGCCACGGAAAGAGACGCCCAAAGCCCGGACGGCGACGGGCTGGAGAAGTATCTGCTGCCGTTCGATGCGGACTTAAAGGATCTTTACGCCACGGCGCTGCCCATGGAAGAGCTTTCCAATATTTTCAACCGGATACGGTCGGAGCGGCTGATTTTCATTGCCGACGCCTGTTACAGCGGCGCCAGCGGGGGGCGGACCATCGGGATGAGCGGCATGCGGGCCAGCATTTCCGAAGCCTTTATCGACCGGATCGCCGGCGGCAAGGGACGCGTGATCATGACCGCCAGCGGGGCCAACGAGGTCAGCGCTGAAAAAGATGAGCTGGGGCACGGGGTATTTACGTATTATTTGGTCGAGGGGCTTAAGGGGAAGGCTGACACCGATAGGGATGGGGTGGTGACAGTGGACGAGGCCTATAATTACGTATCCAGGCATGTGCCGGCGGCAACGGCCCAGGAGCAGCATCCGGTCAAGAAAGGGGCGGTTGAGGGGCGGTTGATTTTGAGCATCACACAGTAGAGGAGAGCATGTTAAAAACCTGGCTGACGGAAAAAGTGGGCATCACGTATCCGATTATTCAGGGCGCCATGGGCCCATACAGCACCAACAAACTGTGCGCCGCCGTGGCCAACGCCGGGGGACTGGGCATTATCAGCCTGATCGGTATGGCGGTGCAGCACAGCAGCGCCACCCCGGTGGACCCGACCCTGGTTTTCGGGGAGGGAACCACCGAGGAGTATCTGGAACGCAGCCTGAATTTTGTTAAAACAGAGACAAGGGAAACCTCCGGTATTTTCGGCGTCAATTGCCCCTTGTCGGCGGAATTTTTAGACGCCGCCCGGATGCTGGTGGAAGGCGTGATGAATTTCCGGTCCGCAGACACCGATCTGCAGGATCGCCTGCGGGTCATCATTACATCGGCCGGGGACCCGGTGCCTTGGGCTGAACATATCCGCAAGACCGATATGCTCTGGTTTCATGTGGTGCCTTCCATCTACCATGCCCGGCGGGCGGAAAAGGCTGGCGTGGATGCGATTATCGCATCGGGCCATGAGGGCGGTGCGCACATATCCTGGCAGCCGGTCCATTCGATGGTGCTGATCCCGGGGGTTGCGGCCACCAGCCCCCTTCCGGTCATTGCTGCGGGCGGCATCTGTGACGGCCGGACAGTTGCGGCAGCCATGGCGCTGGGCGCCGTGGGCGTCCAGATGGGGACCCGTTTTATCGCCACCCAGGAATGCGATTTCTGGGATGTCTGGAAAAGGGCGGTCATAAAAAGTTCGGATCGTGATACGCTGGTGGGGCGGGGCATGTTCGGCCCCATGCGATTTATTAAAAACGCCATGTCTGAAAAACTGGTTGAAAAAACAACCGAGCGGACCCCTGCTTTTTTTAAGGGGCAGCCGGTGGGACTGGATAAAGAAATCCTTGAAATCGAGCGCAAAGGTTTTTCCCGGCTCGTTGAGGATGATGCCGACGGTTCACTCATTCTGGGCGGCGAAGTATCGGGCCGGATAGAGGACTTGCCGTCGGTGCAGGAATTGATTGAGCGGATTGCGGATGAAGCTGAAAAAATTATCAAATCCCTTCCGAAGGAAGTGATCGCATGATCAATACGCTGATAGTCCTGCTGGCGGCAGGCCTTATGCCGCTGCTGCTTTTTTATGAGAAAAAAGAGGACCGCAAAGGACTCCTGCCGACAAAAACAGTGCTGTCTTCTCTTTTTATCGTTGCGGTCGCGGTCCAGCCCCACCCCGACATGCGGTTCTACTACTGGTTGCTCGGGGGGTTGATCTTGTGTCTCGGCGGCGATGTCTGCCTGGTTTTTCCCGCCGAAAAAACGTTTTTACTGGGGCTGATTTTCTTTCTGCTGGGGCACGTGCTCTATATCTTCGGTTTTATACACATTGCCCAGGCCGGACCATTGGCGTGGGGCGGTGCCGTGGTGATATTCATAGCCGGGGCCTGTGTCTATCTCTGGCTCAGGCCGCACCTGGGAGCGATGAACATGCCGGTACTGGTTTATTCAATCGTCATTTCCATCATGCTCTCGGGCGCCTGGGCTCTTTTCTGCAGCGCCGGGCAGTCCCTGCCTGCCCGGCTGCTGGTGTTTTTTGGTGCCCTGAGCTTCTATTGCTCCGATATCTTTGTTGCCAGGGACCGGTTTATACAAAGGGAAATGTTGAACCGCACGATCGGGCTTCCCCTGTATTATACCGGTCAGTTTCTATTGGCCTTTTCGGTCGGGGTTGTCCGATAGGCCGACACGGTTCAAATGACAGAAAAATCTATTTTTTTGTCGCCTCCTCCCGCAGTACCCGGCGGAGGACTTTGCCGATATTTGAAACCGGAACGCTTTCTCGAAATTCAATTTGCTTCGGACGCTTGTATCCGGCCATATTTTCTTTGCAGAATTGCAGTATCTCCTCATCGGTTGCGGTTTCGCCGGGTTTCAGCTGAATGAACGCCTTGACCATTTCACCGCTTTTTTCGTCCGGGACCCCCACCACCGCCGCAATAGCGACCTTTGTATGGGAAAAAAGGATATCTTCCACTTCACGGGGGTAGACGTTAAACCCGCCCACGAGAATCATATCTTTTTTACGATCGGTAATGAGGATATATCCGCCCTCATCGATATGGCCGATGTCACCGGTAAGAAAATAACGGTTGCCGTTGATTTCACGGAAGACGGCCGCGTTTTCTTCGGGCCTGTTCCAGTATCCCTGCATCACCTGTGGGCCGCATATGGCGATCTCCCCGTCTTGACCCCGGGGCAGTTCTTTCAGGCCGGTCTCATTATCAACAATTTTAATGTCTGTTCCCGGCACCGGAAATCCGATGGATCCGATTTTGCGCTGCTCTAAATTGGTGGGGTTGGCGCTGGCCACCGGTGCGGTCTCGCTTAAGCCGTAACCTTCGAAAATAACCGCTCCGGTTTTTTCCTCGAACCGTTTGCAGACCTCCGGCGGGAGCGGCGCCCCGCCCGAAAAACAGCCCATCAGGGATGAAAGATCATAGCGGTCTAATTGGGAATGGTTGGTAAATGCAACGAAAATAGTCGGTACGGCCGCCATGAATGTCGGTTTGTATTTTTGGACAGCCTTTAAAACTTCGGTAAAGGGGGGATTGCCGGCCCGGGGATCGGGAATGCATATCAGCCGGCTGCCGGTAAAACCGGCGTGCAGCATGGCTACGGTCATGCCGAAGCTGTGATACCAGGGTAGGACCCCCAGGCTGGTATGAAACCCGTCGTGGCGGAACTTTTCAGGTTTTTCGCCCGGCTTGTGAACCAGCCGGCCCCATTCGTCCAGGGCCATGAGGTTGGCATAAAAATTGGCATGGGTCAGGGCAGCGCCTTTGGGAACACCGGTCGTCCCGCCGGTATATATGATGACGGCGATATCTTTGCCGGGGGATATGTCAACTGCGGGGGGCTCGGGGCGGGCCGCCGCAACGATATCATCAAAAAACAGATGCCCCGGCTGATAACTTTCGGCCTTGGGTATTTTACCCAATAGTCCGCCCAGAAATCCCTTTAACATTGGCAAATAAGACTTGACACTGCAAATGATCACGGTTTCCACTTGCGTGCCTTCGATGGCCTTGACGGTGGTGGGATAAAACTGGGGATGGTCCATGCAGAAAACAATTTTGGCGCCCGCATCTTTTAATTGATAGTTCAGTTCGCCGACCTTGTACAGGGGATTGCAGGTGACACATACAGCGCCTGCTTTCAGAATGCCGAAGTAGATAGCAGGATAGTGCGGCAGGTTGGGCAGAAAGATGGCGACCCGGTCTCCCTTTTTGATGCCGCGAGCCGCCAGGAAGTTGGCGATCCTGTCTGCGGTGTCTTTTACCTGGGCATAGGTTCGGCTGCTGTCGTTAAAAATGGTATAGACCTGGTTCGGATATTTTCTGGCACTGTCATCCAGAACCGAAAAAAGGGGCTTTTCATATCCGCTGAGCTGGTGGGGAACACCTTCCGGCCAATTTGAGGTGGGCCACGGTTTAAAATCCATTTTTTCCTCCTTGTGGTTAATGGTTATGAAATCAGTCGTCAGGACTGCGCTGTTTATTTAAAAAGCGCTGTTATTTCATCGCCGTGTCGTTCTGCATCGGTTTGACCCAGTTTAATCAGAACTTCTAAATATTCCGGAACGAACATTGTCATACTGAGCCAGTCCGAGCTTTCGGTTTCGCGGGTACCCAAACCGCGGGTTAAAAATCGGAACATAGGCGGCAGGATCGGCTCGAATTTCCCGGCAAGCGTGCTCAGGTCAACGGACGGACGCAGGACAAACAGTTTGATGCGGCGGGGTTCAGGCGATCGACTTTCTGCAGGGATTTGGTCCAGCAGATGGTTGATTTGATAAAGAGCGCTTGCGTCCTGCTCCAGCACATCCAGAAAAACGGCATTCATGAGTGTCCCGATAATTTGTACCGGCGGCGGATAGCCTTGGGTGGCCGGTACATCGGCTTCCGTCATGGACTGCTGGTAACGGGTTGAAATGGCCAGAATCCGGTCGGCGCCCAGATGAACCGCTGGAGACAGCGGTGCAAACTGGCGAATTCCGCCGTCGCCATACCAGCGGCTGCCGACCTGGACAGCCGGGAAAAAAAGAGGCAAAGCCGCCGATGCCATGATATGATCAACCGTAATTTCAGTTTTTTGGCTGCGCCGCAAAGGTCGCTCCCATAATTTAATGTCCTTGCCCTGGACCCATGTGAGCGACTGGCCGGTTGCATAATTGGTTCCGGTAATGGCGCAGGCTTTTAAGTTGCCTTTTTGCAGGTTCCTTTCAATTCCCCCTAAAAAGCCATCTTTGGTTTGATACACATTGCTTAAAAATTTTCGCAGCGGCGCTGTGTCAACCAGACCCCGTTTCGCATAAGTTTTGGGAATACCGCCTGATACCAGAGAAGCCCCCCAACTTAAGAAATGCCCCACCAGGTTCAGGGTGTCGACACGAAAAACCTGTTCAATCGTGAGATTTCGCCATATTTGAATGAGTTCATCCACGGTTTCAGAAAAATTAACATTACTGTTGGCAAGAAAGGCCGCATTAATGGCGCCGGAGGAAACGCCTGTCATGATGTGAAACCGGAGGCCCGGAAAATTTTTAGCGATGCACCTGAGAAAACCCACCTGATATGCCGCCAGGGCGCCGCCACCGCTTAAAACCAGAACCAGACCATTGGTTTCGTTTGCCATATAAGATGTTCCTAATAAAACAATATGCGCTTTATGAATCCGGAATGAATGTGTCGGCAGGTTAGGTCCGAATCGTATTATTTTTATACCATAAGGTCAAGCTATAACCGCAGGGTAGCTGACGCGTGGTGATTATTTATGTGCAACCCGGAACGCTTTCTGACTTGCCGGGATGGATTTCAAAAAAGAGCTTGTCGCGGGAATGTCGATTATGCCTATAATGATCGGTAAAAATAGGCCTTATCGTTGATGAATGAAAGGGGAAATCATGTCTCACAAAAAAGAACTTACACCTTCCGAATTGAGATGCGCCTGTGATCCTGCCATATTCGATTTTACTGACACTTCAAAAATAGAGCCGCTGGATAAAGTGATCGGGCAGAAACGGGCGGTCCAGGCCATCGATTTCGGGTTGAATATGAAAAGTCCCGGATACAACATATTTGTCACCGGGATCGAGGGGACCGGCAAGTCCACCATCGTAAAAGATATTGTCACCCAGTTTGCTCAAAAACAGCCGACGCCGAACGACTGGTGTATGGTGAACAATTTCAGAGACGAATATCGCCCCCGTCCCATCGCGGTGTTACCCGGTCAGGGAATTCAATTCAGCCGCAGAATGAACCGGCTGGTAATGGACCTGAAAAGCGAATTGCCCAAAGTTTTTGAAAACAAGCGTTTTTTAGACCGGCAGACCGAAATTCAAAATAAGTACGGCAAACAAAAAGAAGCCTATGTCGATAAGTTGGAAAAATCCGCCCGGAAGAAGAATTTGCAGATCAGCCGGACCAAAACGGGCTTTCAGGCTATGCCGCTGAAGGAAGAAAAATTATTATCACAGGAAGAATTCCAAAAACTGACAGATGCGGAGCAGGCGAAAATAAAAGAAAATATTCGCGTGGTTCATTCGGATTTTGAAGCAACCGAACGGGAGCTTAGCCGCTTGAGCCATGAACAGCGCAACGAGGTTGAAAAACTGGTGATGGAAGTTACCCTGTATGCCGTAAAAAATCGTCTCGAAATTTTACGGGATGAATACAAGGCCAACAAGGCTATTTCGATGTATCTCGATGAGGTGCAGGCCGATATCGTAGAAAATGTTGAAAGTTTTATTCGGTCGCGGGAAGAAGGCGACCCGGGCGAAGGGTTCATAATGCAAGCGCCCAAAACAAACTTTGACAGGTATCGGGTCAATGTTCTGGTCGATCATACGGCAACAAAAGGCGCACCGGTAATATTTGAAACAAACCCGACGTATCAAAACGTTTTTGGCCAAATTGAAAAAAGATCCTATATGGGAACTGTTTCAACAGATTTTAACCTGATCCAGGCCGGCTCCCTTTTAAGGGCCAACGGCGGCTATTTAATCATGGAGGTCGAATCGGTTCTGACGAACCAACTGGTCTGGTCGGCATTGAAAAGGGCGCTGCAGAACAAACGCCTGTTCATTGAAGATGCACCGACCGGTCTGGGGTTTGGCACGGCATCCTTGCGTCCGGAGCCGATTCCTTTGGAAGTGAAGGTGATTCTGCTGGGTCGTTATGAACCCTTTCAGCTGCTTCAGAATTATGATTCCAAGTTTAACAAAATTTTTAGAGTCAGGGCTGATTTTGACAATGAAGTCAACCGCACGGATAGTACCATCCGGCAGTATTCCCAGTTCATTGCCCGGGTCTGCAAGGAAGAAAACCTGCTGCCGTTTACTCCCGACGGGGTCGTCTCCATCGTGGAGTACGGTGAAAAATATGCGTCCAATAAACACAAGCTTTCGCTGCGTTTCGGCCAAATCGTCGGGGTCATCAAAGAAGCCGACTACTGGGCGCGGGCGGACAGCGCCGAGCGCGTTACGGACCAATATGTAACCAAGGCGTTTAATCAATATCGTTTTCGTTACAATCTGTATGAGGAAAAACTGCACGAATCCTACGTGGACAACACGATTTTTATCGATGTGGATGGATATGCGGCCGGTCAGGTCAACGCCCTTGCGGTTTATAAAATCGGCGATATTTCCTTCGGGCGGCCGGCGCGGATTACAGCCGAAACCTTTATGGGCAAAGAAGGCGTTGTTAACATTGAACGGGAATCCAAATTAAGCGGGAAAACCCATGACAAGGGCGTTCTGATACTTTCCGGTTATCTGGGGCGGACGTTTGCCCAGAAATATCCCCTCAGCGTTTCCATCAGTCTGACATTCGAGCAAAGTTACGGCGGCATTGACGGCGACAGCGCCTCTTCAACGGAACTGTATGCCATTCTTTCCAGCCTCTCCGACATTCCGATTCACCAGGGAATCGCCGTGACCGGATCGGTCAACCAGAAAGGGCAGGTCCAGGCCATTGGCGGCGTTAACCAGAAAATAGAAGGGTTTTTTGAGGTCTGCAAATCAAAAGGGTTGACCGGGCAACAGGGCGTCATCATTCCCCAGGCAAACGTAAAGAACCTGATGCTGAAAAAGGAAGTGGTTGATGCGGTTAAAGACGGAAAGTTTCATGTGTATCAGGTTGCAACCGTGGCCGAGGGCATCGAAATCCTGACCGGGGTTCCTGCCGGAGAACCCGACCCGAACGGCGACTACCCCGAAGGGACCCTCTACCACAAGGTCCAGCAGAAGCTGAAACTGTATCTACAGCGCTCGGTGAAGTTTAAAAAGGAATTTGAAAAGGATGAATAACCTCGATAGCCGATGACGGCCATTTGCACTTTGATAAAAGGCGGACGATTACAGGAAGACCGAACTAATATAAGGAGAAGGAATTGTGGAAATCAAAAAGATTATCGTGGTGGGTGCCGGCTTCATGGGGTCCGGCATTGCGCAGGTCATGGCTATGGCTGAATATGAGGTGGTACTTCACGATATCACCGATGAGTTTGTAAAGAAGGGTCAGGCTGCCCTCGAGAAGAACCTGGCGGCAAGTGTGGCCAAAGGCAAGCTCACCGAGTCTGAGAAGGCGGCGATTGTGGAGCGCATTGCCACGACGACAAAACTGGCTTCAGCAAAGGACTGTGATCTCGTGATTGAAGCCATCATTGAAAAAAAGCAGGACAAGATGGATCTATTCCGGCAACTGGATGAGATGTGTCCGCCGGGTGTCATTTTCGCCACCAACACCTCTTCCATTCCCATTACGGAATTGGCGACGGCGACAAAACGACCGGACAAGTTTATCGGGATGCATTTCTTCAGTCCCGTTCCGGTCATGAAGCTTGTAGAGATTATCAAGGGACTGAACACAGCCGATGCAACGGCGCAGGTCATCAAGGACCTCACGGATAAAATCGGAAAGGTCGGCGTTCTTGTCAAGGATGGTCCGGGCTTTCTGGTGAATCGTATAAACGCGGCCCTGCGAAACGAGGTTTACAACTGCCTTGCGGAAGGCGTCGCCTCTATCGAGGATATCGACAAGGCAATGAAATTCGGCCTAGGCCATCCAATGGGTCCCTTCGAACTTCAGGATTTTGTGGGTCTCGACATAGGACTTGCGGTGGTTGAGACCCTTTGGGAGAATTTCAAGGATCCCAAATGGAGGCCGGCCCTAAGTCTCCGCAAACTAGTGACCTCAGGGGATTTGGGGCGCAAGACCGGCAAGGGCTGGTACGACTACACGAGCGGTGAAAAAAAACCGAGAACCGACATCAACCTGTAAAGACAAGTATCTATTCCAAGGAGAAAACTTTAATGGAAAAAGTGGTTATCCTCAGTGGTGTGAGAACAGCGATCGGCGGGTACGGCGGCGCACTTAAGGATGTTTCCGTGCATCGCTTGGGAGGGTTTGTCTTGGCCGAAGCAGCC
Coding sequences within it:
- a CDS encoding long-chain fatty acid--CoA ligase, with translation MDFKPWPTSNWPEGVPHQLSGYEKPLFSVLDDSARKYPNQVYTIFNDSSRTYAQVKDTADRIANFLAARGIKKGDRVAIFLPNLPHYPAIYFGILKAGAVCVTCNPLYKVGELNYQLKDAGAKIVFCMDHPQFYPTTVKAIEGTQVETVIICSVKSYLPMLKGFLGGLLGKIPKAESYQPGHLFFDDIVAAARPEPPAVDISPGKDIAVIIYTGGTTGVPKGAALTHANFYANLMALDEWGRLVHKPGEKPEKFRHDGFHTSLGVLPWYHSFGMTVAMLHAGFTGSRLICIPDPRAGNPPFTEVLKAVQKYKPTFMAAVPTIFVAFTNHSQLDRYDLSSLMGCFSGGAPLPPEVCKRFEEKTGAVIFEGYGLSETAPVASANPTNLEQRKIGSIGFPVPGTDIKIVDNETGLKELPRGQDGEIAICGPQVMQGYWNRPEENAAVFREINGNRYFLTGDIGHIDEGGYILITDRKKDMILVGGFNVYPREVEDILFSHTKVAIAAVVGVPDEKSGEMVKAFIQLKPGETATDEEILQFCKENMAGYKRPKQIEFRESVPVSNIGKVLRRVLREEATKK
- a CDS encoding aldehyde ferredoxin oxidoreductase family protein; protein product: MKGIWGKTLRVDLTNAECSIERLPTQVYENFLGGAGLVAYTLWQECPRGTKAFDPANRMIFAAGPFQGLAQTGAGKWTAGAISPSINMNADSAATASFGIEIKKAGIDAIIVHGRASAPSYLVIDDDKAEIKSASELWGKNSYEAEDYIKERENSKFECITIGEAGEKLLCFANIQTHKKSTLGRCGLGAVMGAKMLKGIAVRGTRSVPYHDPKKLKKLNKEINQRLARIDREKPFLERCATSGTARATLTFAPQGNLPIKNFQIGTFPEGVEAFKTSSYVEKLNAKPWPCKFCVIQCHNKAEIKTGPYAYKGKGPEYESFAMMGINTLIDDIEAVAYAGELANMYGMDTISLGSVLAWAMESYEKGVITKKDTYGLELAWGNAEAMVEMVKKIGERKEGLAYLLGEGTKAASEKIGKGSEGWAVQMKGQEIAAHNFRSQYVSALNYCTGVASGPNHERANTQHIFVRKLSFPEWGLYPAENEERWSWDKAAMRQAIMHDYNNVINSLGHCKFMDVSGYTMTDLLETFNACSGLGWSHEELRRSGEKITNLQKLLNIRYGWKKTDDFRYPKRFMEPVTEGPAAGKIPIGLEDAILDYYKERGWDENGEPTEEKLKELGLQDLI
- a CDS encoding lysoplasmalogenase encodes the protein MINTLIVLLAAGLMPLLLFYEKKEDRKGLLPTKTVLSSLFIVAVAVQPHPDMRFYYWLLGGLILCLGGDVCLVFPAEKTFLLGLIFFLLGHVLYIFGFIHIAQAGPLAWGGAVVIFIAGACVYLWLRPHLGAMNMPVLVYSIVISIMLSGAWALFCSAGQSLPARLLVFFGALSFYCSDIFVARDRFIQREMLNRTIGLPLYYTGQFLLAFSVGVVR
- a CDS encoding MBL fold metallo-hydrolase, with protein sequence MKIFDQLYGFLWESMTVNNCNTYFIDGPTRILIDPGHLDLFGHVKTGLKNLGVKVEDIGMVICTHAHPDHIEAVRLFQKTPARIAIHETEWQFIQGMKKQIMAAFGFDPDSMAPELFLKEGAISINGLDFHILHTPGHSPGSVSLYWPEHKVLFTGDLIFKEGVGRTDLPGGDGKLLKKSIKRLADLEIEWLLPGHGEIISGVEAVRTNFDEIENYWFKYI
- a CDS encoding nitronate monooxygenase, which translates into the protein MLKTWLTEKVGITYPIIQGAMGPYSTNKLCAAVANAGGLGIISLIGMAVQHSSATPVDPTLVFGEGTTEEYLERSLNFVKTETRETSGIFGVNCPLSAEFLDAARMLVEGVMNFRSADTDLQDRLRVIITSAGDPVPWAEHIRKTDMLWFHVVPSIYHARRAEKAGVDAIIASGHEGGAHISWQPVHSMVLIPGVAATSPLPVIAAGGICDGRTVAAAMALGAVGVQMGTRFIATQECDFWDVWKRAVIKSSDRDTLVGRGMFGPMRFIKNAMSEKLVEKTTERTPAFFKGQPVGLDKEILEIERKGFSRLVEDDADGSLILGGEVSGRIEDLPSVQELIERIADEAEKIIKSLPKEVIA
- a CDS encoding caspase family protein is translated as MQKNAIAIGKGNGWTMTTLMMLLPLLLFMTAGCAEIKLGTLPTPPSKAKLRVFVKAVSGETKGRWRTPHEDFEKSTYSMAARYFSGAYDIVTLEEVHLVAGDEELSTWQWSRNDWAMAVEVGRRLYAEYALIVERSQEPNSFLRFLLINVDTKINFEVLAMIPGDRGSHRDWSPFYRISIAKLFNDANEDILATANRKSRAVSSELEVAMKEILELTKIPVKGIQADRPLQEKESVSREMPSAVDAGRDGKVAALEAKLARLTETLTQLEVMKKQIEDQRKQSDTLARELAEKEQREKMLLSKLEDSAKTAPVILLAYPREDSTVDVNFVQLSGVVEDEKGLRQLEIYINDKPITKGSDRGIRVAAEANPKRLEFTERVFLGKGANRLKIRAVDSDGLITEKTVTVQYVEKLKNIWAVVIGIDKYPNIRQLKYAVSDAGLFYDHLVKRNQIPAENVMLLLNQDATLMKIKSVLGTDLKNKAGKDDMVVIYFAGHGATERDAQSPDGDGLEKYLLPFDADLKDLYATALPMEELSNIFNRIRSERLIFIADACYSGASGGRTIGMSGMRASISEAFIDRIAGGKGRVIMTASGANEVSAEKDELGHGVFTYYLVEGLKGKADTDRDGVVTVDEAYNYVSRHVPAATAQEQHPVKKGAVEGRLILSITQ